Proteins encoded by one window of Anguilla rostrata isolate EN2019 chromosome 9, ASM1855537v3, whole genome shotgun sequence:
- the LOC135264232 gene encoding protein-tyrosine sulfotransferase 1-like isoform X2, translating into MIGKLKHNLLLGCLVISSISVLYLGRHAMECSHRGADSAHQPDASGGRNASGGAGTVYNKDTPLIFIGGFPRSGTTLMRAMLDAHPAVRCGEETRVIPRVLAMKQTWSRSGREKMRLDEAGVTDEVLDAAMRAFLLEVIVRHGEPAPFLCNKDPFALKSLSYLAKIFPRARFVLMIRDGRASVHSMISRKVTIAGFDLGSYRDCLTKWNRAIESMYEQCLDATGRCLPVRYELLVLHPEQWMRRLLDFLEVPWNEAVLHHEDLIGKAGGVSLSKVERSTDQVIRPVNVDALSKWVGHIPEDVLNDMPLIAPMLARLGYDPLANPPNYGKPDPQVQDNSRRGHYPASDRPANHRATMPPSEKQNSFPSRFHGAHRVLHSRLQKFPESPIPS; encoded by the exons ATGATCGGGAAGCTGAAGCACAATCTGCTGCTGGGCTGCCTGGTCATCAGCTCCATCAGCGTGCTGTACCTGGGCCGGCACGCCATGGAGTGCAGCCACCGCGGCGCAGACTCCGCCCACCAGCCGGACGCCTCTGGGGGGCGCAACGCCAGCGGCGGCGCGGGCACCGTCTACAACAAGGACACGCCCCTGATCTTCATCGGGGGGTTCCCGCGCAGCGGCACCACGCTGATGCGCGCCATGCTGGACGCCCACCCCGCCGTGCGCTGCGGCGAAGAGACGCGCGTCATCCCGCGCGTCCTGGCCATGAAGCAGACCTGGAGCCGCTCGGGCCGCGAGAAGATGCGCCTGGACGAGGCCGGGGTGACGGACGAGGTGCTGGACGCCGCCATGCGCGCCTTCCTTCTGGAGGTCATCGTGCGCCACGGCGAGCCGGCGCCCTTCCTCTGCAACAAGGACCCCTTCGCCCTCAAGTCCCTCTCCTACCTGGCCAAGATCTTCCCGCGCGCCCGCTTCGTCCTGATGATCCGCGACGGCCGCGCCTCCGTCCACTCCATGATCTCGCGCAAGGTGACCATCGCCGGCTTCGACCTGGGCAGCTACCGCGACTGCCTGACCAAGTGGAACCGGGCCATCGAGAGCATGTACGAGCAGTGCCTGGACGCCACGGGCCGCTGCCTGCCCGTGCGCTAtgagctgctggtgctgcacCCCGAGCAGTGGATGAGGAGGCTGCTGGACTTCCTGGAGGTCCCCTGGAACGAGGCTGTCCTGCACCACGAGGACCTCATCGGGAAGGCAGGAGGCGTGTCCCTCTCAAA AGTGGAGCGCTCCACAGACCAGGTGATCCGGCCGGTGAACGTGGACGCCCTCTCCAAGTGGGTGGGGCACATTCCCGAGGACGTGCTGAACGACATGCCCCTCATCGCCCCCATGCTGGCCCGCCTCGGCTACGACCCGCTCGCCAACCCCCCCAACTACGGCAAACCCGACCCCCAGGTCCAGGACAACTCCAGAAGG GGTCATTATCCTGCATCTGAcaggccagccaatcacagggctaCAATGCCCCCTTCAGAGAAACAGAACAGCTTTCCCTCTCGTTTCCATGGAGCACATCGGGTCCTTCACTCCAGG CTGCAGAAGTTTCCAGAAAGCCCGATTCCCAGTTaa
- the LOC135264232 gene encoding protein-tyrosine sulfotransferase 1-like isoform X3, which produces MIGKLKHNLLLGCLVISSISVLYLGRHAMECSHRGADSAHQPDASGGRNASGGAGTVYNKDTPLIFIGGFPRSGTTLMRAMLDAHPAVRCGEETRVIPRVLAMKQTWSRSGREKMRLDEAGVTDEVLDAAMRAFLLEVIVRHGEPAPFLCNKDPFALKSLSYLAKIFPRARFVLMIRDGRASVHSMISRKVTIAGFDLGSYRDCLTKWNRAIESMYEQCLDATGRCLPVRYELLVLHPEQWMRRLLDFLEVPWNEAVLHHEDLIGKAGGVSLSKVERSTDQVIRPVNVDALSKWVGHIPEDVLNDMPLIAPMLARLGYDPLANPPNYGKPDPQVQDNSRRLQKFPESPIPS; this is translated from the exons ATGATCGGGAAGCTGAAGCACAATCTGCTGCTGGGCTGCCTGGTCATCAGCTCCATCAGCGTGCTGTACCTGGGCCGGCACGCCATGGAGTGCAGCCACCGCGGCGCAGACTCCGCCCACCAGCCGGACGCCTCTGGGGGGCGCAACGCCAGCGGCGGCGCGGGCACCGTCTACAACAAGGACACGCCCCTGATCTTCATCGGGGGGTTCCCGCGCAGCGGCACCACGCTGATGCGCGCCATGCTGGACGCCCACCCCGCCGTGCGCTGCGGCGAAGAGACGCGCGTCATCCCGCGCGTCCTGGCCATGAAGCAGACCTGGAGCCGCTCGGGCCGCGAGAAGATGCGCCTGGACGAGGCCGGGGTGACGGACGAGGTGCTGGACGCCGCCATGCGCGCCTTCCTTCTGGAGGTCATCGTGCGCCACGGCGAGCCGGCGCCCTTCCTCTGCAACAAGGACCCCTTCGCCCTCAAGTCCCTCTCCTACCTGGCCAAGATCTTCCCGCGCGCCCGCTTCGTCCTGATGATCCGCGACGGCCGCGCCTCCGTCCACTCCATGATCTCGCGCAAGGTGACCATCGCCGGCTTCGACCTGGGCAGCTACCGCGACTGCCTGACCAAGTGGAACCGGGCCATCGAGAGCATGTACGAGCAGTGCCTGGACGCCACGGGCCGCTGCCTGCCCGTGCGCTAtgagctgctggtgctgcacCCCGAGCAGTGGATGAGGAGGCTGCTGGACTTCCTGGAGGTCCCCTGGAACGAGGCTGTCCTGCACCACGAGGACCTCATCGGGAAGGCAGGAGGCGTGTCCCTCTCAAA AGTGGAGCGCTCCACAGACCAGGTGATCCGGCCGGTGAACGTGGACGCCCTCTCCAAGTGGGTGGGGCACATTCCCGAGGACGTGCTGAACGACATGCCCCTCATCGCCCCCATGCTGGCCCGCCTCGGCTACGACCCGCTCGCCAACCCCCCCAACTACGGCAAACCCGACCCCCAGGTCCAGGACAACTCCAGAAGG CTGCAGAAGTTTCCAGAAAGCCCGATTCCCAGTTaa
- the LOC135264232 gene encoding protein-tyrosine sulfotransferase 1-like isoform X1 — MIGKLKHNLLLGCLVISSISVLYLGRHAMECSHRGADSAHQPDASGGRNASGGAGTVYNKDTPLIFIGGFPRSGTTLMRAMLDAHPAVRCGEETRVIPRVLAMKQTWSRSGREKMRLDEAGVTDEVLDAAMRAFLLEVIVRHGEPAPFLCNKDPFALKSLSYLAKIFPRARFVLMIRDGRASVHSMISRKVTIAGFDLGSYRDCLTKWNRAIESMYEQCLDATGRCLPVRYELLVLHPEQWMRRLLDFLEVPWNEAVLHHEDLIGKAGGVSLSKVERSTDQVIRPVNVDALSKWVGHIPEDVLNDMPLIAPMLARLGYDPLANPPNYGKPDPQVQDNSRRGHYPASDRPANHRATMPPSEKQNSFPSRFHGAHRVLHSRVYLNTELPVVEWVQL, encoded by the exons ATGATCGGGAAGCTGAAGCACAATCTGCTGCTGGGCTGCCTGGTCATCAGCTCCATCAGCGTGCTGTACCTGGGCCGGCACGCCATGGAGTGCAGCCACCGCGGCGCAGACTCCGCCCACCAGCCGGACGCCTCTGGGGGGCGCAACGCCAGCGGCGGCGCGGGCACCGTCTACAACAAGGACACGCCCCTGATCTTCATCGGGGGGTTCCCGCGCAGCGGCACCACGCTGATGCGCGCCATGCTGGACGCCCACCCCGCCGTGCGCTGCGGCGAAGAGACGCGCGTCATCCCGCGCGTCCTGGCCATGAAGCAGACCTGGAGCCGCTCGGGCCGCGAGAAGATGCGCCTGGACGAGGCCGGGGTGACGGACGAGGTGCTGGACGCCGCCATGCGCGCCTTCCTTCTGGAGGTCATCGTGCGCCACGGCGAGCCGGCGCCCTTCCTCTGCAACAAGGACCCCTTCGCCCTCAAGTCCCTCTCCTACCTGGCCAAGATCTTCCCGCGCGCCCGCTTCGTCCTGATGATCCGCGACGGCCGCGCCTCCGTCCACTCCATGATCTCGCGCAAGGTGACCATCGCCGGCTTCGACCTGGGCAGCTACCGCGACTGCCTGACCAAGTGGAACCGGGCCATCGAGAGCATGTACGAGCAGTGCCTGGACGCCACGGGCCGCTGCCTGCCCGTGCGCTAtgagctgctggtgctgcacCCCGAGCAGTGGATGAGGAGGCTGCTGGACTTCCTGGAGGTCCCCTGGAACGAGGCTGTCCTGCACCACGAGGACCTCATCGGGAAGGCAGGAGGCGTGTCCCTCTCAAA AGTGGAGCGCTCCACAGACCAGGTGATCCGGCCGGTGAACGTGGACGCCCTCTCCAAGTGGGTGGGGCACATTCCCGAGGACGTGCTGAACGACATGCCCCTCATCGCCCCCATGCTGGCCCGCCTCGGCTACGACCCGCTCGCCAACCCCCCCAACTACGGCAAACCCGACCCCCAGGTCCAGGACAACTCCAGAAGG GGTCATTATCCTGCATCTGAcaggccagccaatcacagggctaCAATGCCCCCTTCAGAGAAACAGAACAGCTTTCCCTCTCGTTTCCATGGAGCACATCGGGTCCTTCACTCCAGG GTATATTTGAATACTGAACTGCCAGTCGTAGAGTGGGTTCAGTTGTAA